A genomic segment from Lutibacter sp. A80 encodes:
- the crcB gene encoding fluoride efflux transporter CrcB, which produces MKPVLLVFFGGGLGSVLRYLVGKWLNNVENAFPYGTFFVNIIGSLIIGVVLGYVAKMTSGSNNYALLLATGFCGGFTTFSAFVYENHLFLKNGDYLSFLTYTIGSIVLGLLAVFLGFYFSKVF; this is translated from the coding sequence ATGAAGCCTGTTTTATTAGTCTTTTTTGGAGGAGGGCTTGGCAGTGTTCTTCGATATTTAGTAGGGAAGTGGTTAAATAATGTAGAAAATGCATTTCCTTACGGTACTTTTTTTGTAAATATAATTGGAAGTTTAATTATTGGGGTTGTTTTAGGTTATGTTGCCAAAATGACTAGCGGCTCTAATAATTATGCTTTATTATTAGCTACAGGCTTTTGTGGAGGCTTTACAACTTTTTCCGCTTTTGTATACGAAAACCATCTTTTTTTAAAAAATGGTGATTATCTTTCTTTCCTTACCTATACAATAGGTTCAATTGTTTTGGGCTTATTGGCGGTGTTTTTAGGTTTTTACTTCTCAAAAGTATTTTAA
- a CDS encoding P-II family nitrogen regulator, with translation MKKIEVIIRKSKFDEVKEALHQIEVNFFSYWDVTGVGNEKEGHVYRGVSYSTSDIQRRFLSIVVSDPFLEITINAILKSAGTGEVGDGKIFVSEVLEAYRIRTKEKGIESLN, from the coding sequence ATGAAGAAAATTGAAGTTATTATTAGAAAGTCAAAATTTGACGAAGTAAAAGAAGCTTTGCATCAAATTGAAGTTAATTTCTTTAGTTACTGGGATGTAACTGGAGTAGGAAACGAAAAAGAAGGGCATGTGTATAGAGGTGTTAGTTATAGCACATCAGATATACAGCGTAGATTTTTATCAATTGTAGTTTCTGATCCTTTCTTAGAGATAACAATTAATGCTATTTTAAAATCAGCAGGTACTGGAGAAGTTGGCGATGGAAAAATATTTGTTTCTGAAGTTTTAGAGGCTTATAGAATTAGAACGAAAGAAAAAGGAATTGAATCTTTAAATTAA
- a CDS encoding ammonium transporter: MEANAVLDLMWIVICGILVFFMQAGFTLVEVGFTRGKNAGNIIMKNFLDLCIGSVGFWAIGYTVMYGDTIGSFIGTPTLFFDDVENMHNLFFQTVFAATAATIVSGAVAGRTKFTTYIMFSFIMTVVIYPISGHWVWQGDGWLTELGFVDFAGSTVVHSVGGWAALVGAILVGPRLGKYTNGKSNAIPGHNLVLGALGVFVLWLGWFGFNGGSELAISGGSANAVAGILITTNLAAAAGALSAMTVSWIKYGKPDISMTLNGALAGLVAITAGCAAVSPMGSFIIGIIGGAVVVLSIDFIDKKLKVDDPVGAVSVHGVCGALGTLMVGVFAIDGGLLYGGGFSLLGVQAIGVLAIGAWAAGMAFVVLFILKKTIGLRVSKEEEVDGLDIHEHKSNVYN; encoded by the coding sequence ATGGAAGCTAACGCTGTATTAGACTTAATGTGGATTGTGATCTGCGGAATTTTAGTGTTTTTTATGCAAGCAGGATTTACGCTTGTTGAGGTAGGATTTACCAGAGGAAAAAACGCAGGGAATATAATAATGAAAAATTTTCTTGACCTATGTATTGGTAGTGTCGGTTTTTGGGCTATTGGATATACGGTTATGTATGGAGACACAATAGGTTCATTTATAGGAACTCCAACATTATTTTTTGATGATGTTGAAAATATGCATAATTTATTCTTTCAAACGGTATTTGCTGCAACTGCTGCAACAATTGTTTCTGGGGCTGTAGCCGGAAGAACTAAATTTACTACATATATAATGTTCTCGTTTATAATGACGGTAGTAATTTACCCAATTTCTGGTCACTGGGTGTGGCAAGGTGATGGTTGGTTAACTGAGCTTGGATTTGTGGATTTTGCAGGTTCTACAGTAGTGCACTCTGTTGGTGGATGGGCTGCTTTGGTTGGTGCTATTTTGGTAGGGCCAAGATTAGGAAAATATACGAATGGGAAATCAAATGCGATTCCTGGTCATAACTTGGTTCTAGGAGCTTTAGGGGTTTTTGTTCTTTGGTTAGGATGGTTCGGATTTAACGGAGGTTCAGAATTAGCAATTTCAGGAGGAAGTGCTAATGCTGTTGCTGGAATTTTAATTACTACAAACTTGGCTGCTGCTGCAGGAGCGCTTTCTGCAATGACGGTTTCGTGGATAAAATATGGTAAGCCAGATATTTCAATGACATTAAATGGTGCTTTAGCTGGTTTAGTTGCAATAACCGCTGGTTGTGCTGCTGTTAGTCCAATGGGGTCTTTTATAATAGGTATAATAGGTGGTGCTGTTGTGGTGCTTTCAATTGATTTTATAGATAAAAAACTTAAGGTTGACGATCCTGTAGGTGCTGTTTCAGTACATGGTGTGTGTGGTGCATTAGGAACTTTAATGGTAGGTGTTTTTGCTATTGATGGAGGTTTATTATATGGTGGAGGTTTCTCTTTGTTAGGTGTTCAAGCAATTGGAGTATTAGCAATTGGAGCTTGGGCTGCAGGTATGGCTTTTGTAGTGTTGTTTATTTTAAAGAAAACTATAGGGTTAAGAGTTTCTAAAGAAGAAGAAGTTGATGGATTAGATATTCATGAGCATAAATCTAATGTGTATAACTAG
- a CDS encoding P-II family nitrogen regulator, whose protein sequence is MKKIEAIIRKSKFVEVKEALHEIGVNFFSYWDVTGVGNEKKGHVYRGVSYSTSELQRRYLSIVVSDPFLEKTIDIILKTAYTGAVGDGKIFVSDVEETYRIRTKEKGVESLN, encoded by the coding sequence ATGAAGAAAATTGAAGCGATAATAAGAAAATCAAAGTTTGTTGAAGTTAAAGAAGCTTTGCACGAAATTGGAGTTAACTTTTTTAGTTATTGGGATGTGACTGGAGTTGGGAATGAGAAAAAAGGACATGTGTATCGTGGTGTAAGTTATAGTACGTCAGAATTGCAAAGAAGGTATTTGTCAATTGTAGTTTCCGATCCTTTTTTGGAAAAAACAATAGATATAATTTTAAAAACAGCGTATACAGGTGCTGTTGGTGATGGAAAAATATTTGTTTCTGATGTTGAAGAAACTTATAGAATTAGAACGAAAGAAAAAGGTGTAGAATCATTAAATTAA
- a CDS encoding ammonium transporter, whose amino-acid sequence MEETLFTVNNVWMMICTALVFLMHLGFSLLEIGLTRQKNTINILFKNVFIICIGLILYALVGFNLMYPGSFIAGIIPDYFVDLFGLTSPENGLTAEYADGGYTFWTDFLFQGMFAATAATIVSGAVAERIKLGAFMIFTIVYVGLVYPIVGSWKWGAGWLDELGFYDFAGSTLVHSVGGWAALVAVWLLGARLGKFKKDGSVGAIPGHNMPFATAGVFILWLGWFGFNGGSVLSADPGATSLVLVTTCVAAASGGMSAFLVSLFKYKQFDLSMFLNGILGGLVGITAGADLMSVTDSIVIGFIAGGLIVLGVSLVDRMKLDDPVGAIAVHLICGIWGTLAVGIFGDLASWEQLGYQAIGVVSIGVTCLVSAYAIIKTLKSTTGIRVSKEEEQEGLDIHEHGMDAYPDFRLNQH is encoded by the coding sequence ATGGAGGAAACACTATTTACAGTGAATAACGTATGGATGATGATTTGTACTGCATTGGTATTTTTAATGCATTTAGGATTTTCATTGTTGGAAATTGGATTAACAAGGCAAAAAAACACAATTAATATACTTTTTAAAAATGTATTTATTATTTGTATCGGATTAATATTATATGCGTTAGTTGGTTTTAATTTAATGTACCCAGGGTCATTTATAGCTGGAATTATTCCAGATTATTTTGTTGATTTGTTTGGGCTAACTTCGCCTGAAAATGGTTTAACTGCTGAATATGCAGATGGTGGTTATACTTTTTGGACTGACTTTTTGTTTCAGGGAATGTTTGCTGCAACAGCGGCAACAATTGTTTCTGGGGCTGTGGCTGAGAGAATAAAATTAGGTGCATTTATGATTTTTACTATTGTTTATGTTGGTTTGGTGTATCCAATTGTAGGTTCTTGGAAATGGGGAGCTGGTTGGTTAGATGAGTTAGGATTTTATGATTTTGCAGGTTCTACATTAGTGCATTCAGTAGGTGGTTGGGCTGCTTTAGTAGCAGTTTGGTTGTTAGGAGCAAGGCTTGGTAAATTTAAAAAAGATGGTTCAGTAGGTGCTATTCCGGGACATAATATGCCTTTTGCAACTGCAGGAGTTTTTATTTTATGGTTAGGTTGGTTTGGATTTAATGGAGGTTCTGTGCTTTCAGCTGATCCAGGAGCTACATCTTTGGTGTTGGTGACTACTTGTGTAGCTGCGGCTTCAGGTGGTATGTCGGCATTTTTGGTTTCTTTATTTAAATACAAACAATTTGATTTGTCAATGTTTTTGAATGGTATTTTAGGTGGATTGGTAGGTATAACTGCTGGAGCTGATTTAATGAGTGTGACTGATTCTATTGTAATTGGGTTTATAGCCGGAGGTTTAATAGTGTTAGGTGTGTCGCTTGTGGATAGGATGAAGTTAGATGATCCTGTTGGTGCGATTGCTGTTCATTTAATATGTGGTATTTGGGGAACTTTAGCTGTAGGTATTTTTGGTGATTTAGCTAGCTGGGAACAGTTAGGGTATCAAGCTATTGGAGTTGTTTCCATAGGTGTTACTTGCTTGGTTTCTGCATATGCAATTATTAAAACACTAAAAAGTACTACGGGTATCCGTGTTTCTAAAGAAGAAGAGCAGGAAGGTCTAGATATTCATGAACATGGTATGGATGCTTACCCTGATTTTCGTTTAAATCAACATTAA
- a CDS encoding DUF1684 domain-containing protein, with amino-acid sequence MKEITLAILFLLTLTNCSKKTNTYKDEIKQFQYKLNTQFANAEESPLTEEDLKTFKSLEFFEIDESFRIEANFELTPNTPIFEMKTTTDRLPLYKKYGIATFTLNGTKLQLSLYQHQSTTTIFSDNNPLFLPFKDTTNGTSTYGGGRYIDIEIPEKESNTIIIDFNQSYNPYCTYNYKFSCPTPPSENNLPIAILAGVKAYNNTPH; translated from the coding sequence ATGAAAGAAATCACTTTAGCCATACTCTTTTTATTAACATTAACAAACTGCTCTAAAAAAACCAACACTTATAAAGATGAAATAAAACAATTTCAATATAAATTAAACACACAATTCGCTAATGCAGAAGAATCACCACTGACAGAAGAGGATTTGAAAACTTTTAAATCTTTAGAGTTTTTTGAAATTGATGAATCTTTTAGAATTGAAGCTAATTTCGAATTAACCCCAAACACACCAATATTCGAAATGAAAACCACCACAGACCGACTTCCCTTATACAAAAAATACGGAATTGCAACATTTACTTTAAACGGCACAAAACTACAATTAAGCCTATACCAACATCAGAGCACTACTACAATATTTAGCGATAACAATCCACTTTTCCTACCTTTTAAAGACACTACAAACGGAACAAGCACTTACGGCGGCGGACGCTATATAGATATTGAAATTCCAGAAAAAGAATCCAATACTATTATTATAGATTTTAACCAATCATACAATCCTTATTGCACATACAATTATAAATTTTCATGCCCTACACCTCCAAGTGAAAACAACCTACCTATTGCCATTTTAGCTGGAGTTAAAGCATACAATAATACACCCCATTAA
- a CDS encoding glycoside hydrolase family 5 protein: MKKIMIVQLTFIFLMVFVSCGNKNEKKEVKDVESVVEANTLSRITVKGNSFVSVQGDTIVFRGLDASDPDKLQKDGRWNLEYFKEMKSWGATVTRFPVHPKAWRERGKEAYLKLIDDGLAWAAEVGMYVIIDWHSIGNLKDDKYYLPMYETTMLETEDFWRTMAVAYKDNETAAFFELFNEPTLNNGDLGECTWGEWKVLMERLIAVIRENGCEAIPLVAGFNWGYDLTPLKENPIAAEGIGYISHPYPQKREKPWEVKWTEDWGFAAEKYPLILSEIGFCGPDDKGAHIPVISDESYGDAITKYADERGISYTVWVFDPDWSPMLFTDWDYAPSRQGRYFKKVLQGYREN; this comes from the coding sequence ATGAAAAAAATAATGATAGTACAGTTAACTTTTATTTTTTTAATGGTGTTTGTGTCATGTGGAAATAAAAATGAAAAGAAAGAGGTGAAAGATGTTGAGTCTGTGGTTGAAGCAAATACTTTAAGTAGGATAACAGTGAAGGGTAATTCTTTTGTTTCCGTTCAAGGAGATACAATTGTTTTTAGGGGGTTGGATGCTAGTGATCCAGATAAATTACAGAAAGATGGGCGTTGGAATTTAGAATATTTTAAGGAGATGAAAAGTTGGGGAGCTACAGTAACTAGGTTTCCGGTGCATCCTAAGGCATGGAGAGAGCGAGGTAAAGAGGCTTACTTAAAGTTGATTGATGATGGTTTGGCTTGGGCAGCTGAGGTTGGTATGTATGTAATTATAGATTGGCATAGCATTGGTAACTTAAAAGACGATAAATACTATCTGCCAATGTATGAGACTACAATGTTGGAGACGGAGGATTTCTGGAGAACAATGGCGGTAGCGTATAAAGATAATGAGACTGCTGCTTTTTTTGAATTGTTTAATGAGCCAACTTTAAATAATGGTGATTTGGGTGAGTGTACTTGGGGTGAATGGAAGGTTTTGATGGAGAGGCTTATTGCTGTTATTAGAGAAAATGGATGTGAGGCTATTCCGTTGGTGGCTGGTTTTAATTGGGGGTATGATTTAACACCTTTAAAAGAGAATCCTATTGCTGCTGAAGGTATTGGTTATATAAGTCATCCGTATCCGCAAAAAAGAGAAAAGCCTTGGGAGGTTAAATGGACTGAAGATTGGGGGTTTGCGGCTGAAAAATATCCTTTAATTTTATCTGAAATAGGTTTTTGTGGTCCAGATGATAAGGGGGCTCATATACCGGTTATAAGTGATGAATCTTATGGCGATGCAATTACAAAATATGCAGATGAACGTGGAATTTCATATACGGTTTGGGTGTTTGATCCAGATTGGTCGCCTATGTTGTTTACGGATTGGGATTATGCACCTTCTCGTCAAGGAAGGTATTTTAAAAAGGTGCTACAAGGTTATCGCGAAAACTAA
- a CDS encoding DeoR/GlpR family DNA-binding transcription regulator has translation MLLNIAERHKLILKKLENDGFVEVTDLSQEFGVSLVTIRKDLKALEEKNLLFRSHGKAIPSNPYTTENHVNIKEKINRKEKTRIAIAAGLILKPNDSIIIASGTSVIEFAKHLKPVDGLTVLTASLNTALILAENPNIDVIQLGGIVRRSSSSVIGPTSEKMLQEFTFTKLFLGVDGIDLDFGLTTTNSMEASLNKEMIKAAQKIIVLADSSKFGKKGFGKICGLEDVDQIITDKKLDKKTKDQLEELGIDVTLA, from the coding sequence ATGCTTTTAAATATCGCCGAACGCCACAAATTAATTTTAAAAAAGCTTGAAAATGACGGCTTTGTTGAAGTAACAGATTTAAGTCAGGAATTTGGAGTATCTTTAGTCACCATCAGAAAAGACCTAAAAGCTTTAGAAGAAAAAAACTTACTTTTCCGATCACACGGTAAAGCAATACCATCAAATCCCTACACAACCGAAAACCACGTTAATATTAAAGAAAAAATTAACAGGAAAGAAAAAACAAGGATAGCAATTGCAGCAGGTCTAATTCTAAAACCTAACGACAGTATTATTATAGCTTCCGGAACATCTGTTATTGAATTTGCAAAACACTTAAAACCAGTCGATGGGTTAACCGTACTTACAGCATCCCTAAACACTGCTTTAATTTTAGCTGAAAACCCAAATATTGACGTAATACAATTAGGTGGAATTGTAAGAAGAAGCTCTTCATCTGTAATAGGACCAACTAGCGAAAAAATGCTTCAAGAATTTACCTTTACAAAATTATTTTTAGGCGTTGATGGAATTGATTTAGATTTTGGATTAACAACAACAAACTCAATGGAAGCTTCTTTAAACAAAGAAATGATTAAAGCTGCTCAAAAAATAATTGTATTAGCAGATTCTTCAAAATTTGGAAAAAAAGGATTTGGAAAAATATGCGGACTCGAAGATGTTGATCAAATAATTACAGACAAAAAATTAGACAAAAAAACAAAAGACCAATTAGAAGAATTAGGCATTGACGTTACACTTGCCTAA
- a CDS encoding glycerol-3-phosphate dehydrogenase/oxidase, with the protein MKRDEMISKVKNHSGEFDFIIIGGGATGIGIALEASARGYSVILLEMSDFTKSTSSKSTKLMHGGVRYLAQGDVGLVREAVVERGLMLQNAPHLVKSQSFIIPTHGLFDEVLYTVGLTFYDLLAGKLSLGRSKRISKSKTLKRISLINPDKISAGVVYYDGQFDDSRLAVNTLQSAVERGAIVLNYCNVTGLIKDEKGLVKGVSFVDEETSEKHEVLGKQIVNATGVFADDVLQMDSPGAEKTIAPSQGVHLILDKSFLPGDDAITIPKTDDGRVLFLVPWHNKVIVGTTDTPIEKESLEPVALEEEIGFILSTASRYLTKAPKRSDVLSVFAGLRPLAAPKGDGNKTKEISRSHKIYTSDSGLLTIVGGKWTTFRRMGQDLVDKAEKNHGWPRISSKTKHLKIHGYKENVDYDNPLYFYGSDEDAILELASKNGNKNYISKKLQVIEAQVLWAIENEMCRTVEDFLARRTRCQLLDAQESIKIAPRVAEIMAEALDKDENWIKQQVESYINVTLNYIL; encoded by the coding sequence ATGAAAAGAGATGAAATGATTTCGAAGGTAAAGAATCATTCAGGAGAATTTGATTTTATAATAATAGGTGGTGGTGCTACTGGAATTGGTATTGCATTGGAAGCTTCGGCAAGAGGTTATTCTGTTATTTTGTTAGAAATGTCTGATTTTACAAAGTCTACTTCAAGTAAGTCGACCAAGCTTATGCATGGTGGAGTTCGTTATTTAGCGCAAGGAGATGTAGGATTGGTAAGAGAGGCAGTTGTAGAGCGGGGTTTAATGTTGCAAAATGCACCGCATTTAGTGAAAAGTCAATCGTTTATAATTCCTACTCACGGTTTGTTTGATGAGGTTTTGTATACAGTAGGTTTAACTTTTTATGATTTATTGGCAGGGAAACTTAGTTTAGGTAGGTCTAAAAGAATTTCAAAATCAAAAACTTTGAAACGTATTTCACTTATTAATCCTGATAAAATTTCTGCAGGAGTGGTTTATTACGACGGACAGTTTGATGATTCCCGTTTGGCAGTAAATACACTTCAAAGTGCCGTAGAGCGTGGTGCAATTGTATTGAATTATTGTAACGTAACAGGGTTGATTAAAGATGAGAAAGGTCTTGTAAAAGGTGTTTCGTTTGTAGATGAAGAGACTTCTGAAAAGCACGAGGTGTTGGGTAAACAAATTGTTAATGCAACAGGTGTTTTTGCAGATGATGTGTTGCAGATGGATTCTCCAGGTGCTGAAAAAACCATTGCGCCAAGTCAGGGTGTGCATTTAATTTTAGATAAATCCTTTTTACCAGGAGATGATGCTATTACTATCCCTAAAACTGATGACGGCCGTGTGTTGTTCTTGGTTCCATGGCATAATAAGGTGATTGTAGGTACTACAGATACTCCTATTGAAAAAGAATCTTTAGAACCGGTTGCTTTAGAGGAAGAGATTGGGTTTATTTTAAGTACTGCTAGTAGATATTTAACTAAGGCTCCAAAACGAAGTGATGTGTTGAGTGTTTTCGCAGGCTTACGACCATTGGCTGCTCCAAAAGGAGATGGAAACAAAACGAAAGAGATTTCGAGAAGTCATAAAATTTATACCTCAGATTCTGGTTTGTTAACTATTGTAGGAGGTAAATGGACTACCTTTAGAAGAATGGGGCAAGATTTAGTGGATAAAGCTGAGAAAAATCACGGGTGGCCTCGTATTTCTTCAAAAACAAAACATTTAAAAATTCACGGATATAAGGAAAATGTGGATTATGATAACCCTCTATATTTTTATGGTTCTGATGAAGATGCTATTTTGGAGTTAGCGTCAAAAAATGGAAACAAGAATTATATAAGTAAAAAACTTCAGGTTATTGAAGCTCAGGTTTTGTGGGCTATTGAAAATGAAATGTGTCGTACAGTAGAAGATTTTTTAGCGCGTAGAACAAGATGTCAATTATTAGATGCGCAAGAAAGTATAAAAATAGCTCCAAGGGTAGCTGAAATTATGGCTGAGGCATTAGATAAAGATGAGAATTGGATTAAACAACAAGTTGAGAGTTATATCAATGTAACTTTAAATTATATACTATAA
- the glpT gene encoding glycerol-3-phosphate transporter: MIDFFKPAAHKELLPSDKIDSTYKRLRFQVFVGIFIGYAGYYLVRKVFSLAMPDLIALGFSKTELGFALSGVSIAYGLSKFIMGNVSDRSNARNFLTAGLVLSALTMILMGTIPLATSSVFIMFILLILNGWFQGMGWPPCGRVMVHWFSIRERGTKMSIWNVAHNVGGGIIGPLAILGVAIFADWHAKLYFPGFIALAVAVITWFLLRDTPQSCGLPNIETYKNDFPPNYSEKFEEEMTAKEIFFKYILKNKLLWSIAFANAFVYLVRYGVLDWAPLYLEEAKGFSIKESGWAYFAYEWAGIPGTLLCGYLSDKVFKGKRAPVSIIYMVLVFVSIYMYWTSQSILANSIALICIGFLIYGPVMLIGVHALDLVPKKAAGTAAGLTGLFGYLGGALFANIAMGAVVDTWGWSGGFVVLLSSCVIAILLIGFSWVQEKRGYNGIHV; this comes from the coding sequence ATGATAGATTTTTTTAAACCAGCAGCGCACAAAGAGTTACTTCCTTCAGATAAAATAGATTCAACCTATAAGCGATTGCGATTTCAAGTATTTGTAGGTATTTTTATTGGTTATGCTGGGTATTATTTAGTTAGGAAAGTTTTTTCATTAGCAATGCCAGATTTAATTGCTTTGGGTTTTTCAAAAACAGAATTAGGTTTTGCTCTTTCAGGAGTTTCTATTGCTTATGGTTTAAGTAAATTTATTATGGGAAATGTATCTGATCGTAGTAATGCTCGGAATTTTCTTACGGCAGGTTTAGTGTTGTCGGCATTAACAATGATTTTAATGGGGACAATTCCCTTAGCCACATCTTCAGTATTTATAATGTTTATTCTACTAATACTGAATGGTTGGTTTCAGGGTATGGGATGGCCTCCTTGTGGAAGGGTTATGGTTCATTGGTTTTCAATTAGAGAACGCGGAACAAAAATGTCTATTTGGAATGTAGCTCATAATGTTGGTGGAGGTATAATTGGTCCACTAGCGATTTTGGGTGTTGCTATTTTTGCAGATTGGCATGCGAAACTATATTTCCCAGGTTTTATAGCATTAGCTGTTGCTGTTATTACATGGTTTTTATTGAGAGATACTCCGCAATCATGTGGTCTTCCAAATATTGAAACCTATAAAAACGATTTTCCTCCTAATTATTCAGAAAAATTTGAGGAAGAAATGACAGCTAAAGAAATATTTTTTAAATATATCTTAAAAAACAAATTATTGTGGTCTATAGCCTTTGCAAATGCCTTTGTTTATTTAGTACGATATGGTGTTTTAGATTGGGCTCCATTGTATTTAGAAGAAGCAAAAGGGTTTTCAATTAAAGAATCTGGATGGGCATATTTTGCCTACGAATGGGCTGGTATTCCGGGGACACTTTTGTGTGGATATTTAAGTGATAAAGTATTTAAAGGTAAAAGAGCACCTGTAAGTATTATATATATGGTATTGGTTTTTGTTTCAATATATATGTATTGGACAAGTCAATCTATTTTAGCGAATTCAATAGCGCTTATTTGTATCGGATTCTTGATTTACGGTCCTGTAATGTTAATAGGTGTTCACGCGTTGGATTTGGTGCCAAAAAAAGCGGCAGGTACGGCTGCGGGTTTAACAGGTTTATTTGGGTATTTAGGAGGAGCTTTATTTGCTAATATAGCAATGGGTGCTGTTGTAGATACTTGGGGATGGTCTGGTGGATTTGTAGTGTTGTTAAGTTCTTGCGTAATCGCAATTTTATTAATTGGTTTTTCTTGGGTTCAAGAAAAGAGAGGATATAATGGTATTCATGTATAG
- a CDS encoding glycerophosphodiester phosphodiesterase family protein yields MTKLFLKKIPVGIALIMLLGVVGCEDDIKDLSNEIQSESIELKTVNSETKAVIDQLLIDAPDAVIAHRGSTFWAPEETEAAFRWARNMGADYLEIDIQKTSDGVLLALHDNDLRRTSNVESIYPGRADYDLSKFTLKELRALDAGTWFNEDVPDNARLEFIDQKISTLKDVLLIAEGMKVKRDENRNPYYKKEDGTETLDLDESTGEFVFVQDEVDNGNRPGVYIETKEPWRFSGMEKTLAEVLKNNGWLATDNPKNIATTPGKVGVANTKSRIILQTFSWQSVLLLEEFLPNIPKCMLLWKGGYDNLVDDDADMIADVLNFSVDNNVHIIGPSIAGAPNGYDDLSAPWMNEMYHRPGFIIHAYSFDTEDQLKKYNGDYYYSGLESRFDNPNRTLQGEWTGKIGRENFIDGGFTNLTDLSLEYQGRAIPGVTAQTVLEDLGYGTYIGRN; encoded by the coding sequence ATGACTAAACTATTTTTAAAAAAAATACCGGTGGGTATTGCCCTTATTATGCTCCTTGGAGTTGTGGGTTGTGAGGATGATATTAAAGATTTAAGTAATGAAATTCAATCAGAATCTATTGAGTTAAAAACTGTAAATTCTGAAACTAAAGCTGTAATTGATCAGCTATTAATTGATGCACCTGATGCTGTTATAGCTCATAGAGGTTCAACTTTTTGGGCTCCAGAAGAAACTGAAGCTGCTTTTCGTTGGGCTCGTAATATGGGGGCAGATTATCTAGAAATCGATATTCAAAAAACATCTGATGGAGTATTGTTAGCACTACATGATAATGATCTTCGTAGAACTTCAAATGTTGAAAGTATTTATCCAGGAAGAGCAGATTACGATTTAAGTAAATTTACACTAAAAGAGTTAAGAGCGCTTGATGCAGGTACTTGGTTTAATGAAGATGTGCCAGATAATGCACGATTAGAATTTATAGATCAAAAAATTTCAACCTTAAAAGATGTGTTACTGATTGCTGAAGGTATGAAAGTGAAAAGAGATGAAAATAGAAACCCTTATTATAAAAAAGAAGACGGTACAGAAACTTTAGACTTAGATGAGTCAACAGGAGAGTTTGTTTTTGTTCAAGATGAGGTTGATAATGGTAATAGACCAGGAGTATATATTGAGACTAAAGAGCCTTGGAGATTTTCAGGTATGGAAAAAACACTTGCTGAAGTTTTAAAAAACAATGGTTGGTTAGCTACTGATAACCCAAAAAATATAGCAACAACTCCAGGTAAAGTTGGTGTGGCAAATACTAAATCTCGTATTATTTTACAAACGTTTTCTTGGCAAAGTGTTCTTCTTTTGGAGGAATTTTTACCAAATATTCCTAAATGTATGTTGCTTTGGAAAGGTGGATACGATAATCTAGTAGATGATGATGCAGATATGATTGCTGATGTATTAAACTTTTCTGTAGATAATAATGTACATATTATTGGGCCTTCAATTGCTGGTGCTCCAAATGGGTATGATGATTTATCTGCTCCTTGGATGAATGAAATGTATCACCGTCCTGGTTTTATAATTCACGCATATTCTTTTGATACTGAAGATCAGTTAAAAAAATATAATGGAGATTATTATTACTCAGGTTTAGAATCGCGTTTTGATAATCCAAATAGAACACTACAAGGTGAATGGACTGGTAAAATAGGAAGAGAAAACTTTATTGACGGTGGTTTTACCAACTTAACAGATCTTTCGTTAGAGTATCAAGGTAGAGCAATACCAGGTGTTACAGCTCAAACTGTATTAGAAGATCTTGGATATGGAACCTATATAGGTAGAAATTAA